AGAGGACAAgagggaggacgaggaggagatCGACCTGGAGAACATCGACACCGAGAATATCGAGAGCAACAAGGACGAGCTGGAGGACGAGCTGCAGGACGCCGACCTCCTGCACTCCGACTCCAAGACGGACTCGGAGGGCTCCGAGGGCTTCGAGGACCTGCCCGGCTCCGAGGAGCGCTACCTCAAGGCCGCCGAGGGGGATCCGCACCACCtccgccaccaccacctccaccaccaccaccaccaccaccaccaccacaagtgcgagctccccgccgccgccgcacccccCGCCGGCCTGGAGCCCCTCAAGCCGCCCCTCCAGCCTCCGCCGCACCACCTCTCGCccccctcctccgcctcctcctccgccgcctcctccccgacGGACGGCGCTTTGGCCGGCACCCTGCCGAAGCCCAAGATCTGGTCGCTGGCCGAGACGGCCACCAGCCCGGACAACCCCCGCAAGTctcccggcggcggctccccgccggcggccgccccccagccgctgccgctgccccccccgccgcccccgccgccccacaGACTcgtctcctcctgccccctggGCAAGTTCCCCAACTGGACCAACCGCGCCTTCCcggcccaccaccaccaccaccacccggCCCCGCACCCGCTGGCCTTACTGAACACTCCCcacctgctggggctgggggccgcccccgccgccccccccgccgccgccgccgccttcccgcGGCCCGCGGACCAGGCGCAGAGCGCGGAGCCCGCCGGAGCAGGTGACCGCTGAGGGACGcggcggggacgggacgggacggcggccgccgcggggggctCGGCGCTGCTGCGCGGTGCTGCGCGGTgctgcgcggagcggcgcggcgcgggagGCCCCGCGGGACCTCGTGCgtggggccgaggcggggggcgccGGTCCCGCGGGTTTCTGGCCGTGCCCGCGGCCCGGTGCGGTGCGGCCGTCGGGGCGCAGGTggcggccggcgggcggccgcggggcccccgggggcggcggcggcggggtgggcCTCCTCGCCAGGTTAGTCTAAAACCCCGAGAATTACCTTCCTCCGGCGGAGataatttttgttgctgttgttgttgctgctcaAATCGTCTTTGCGGGGAGGCCCCGGCCGTCAGGCTTGCTCCGGGGTCGCTTTATTCTCCTTTTGCCGGTCACTCCTGCGGCGAAGCAGTCGTTTTGTCGCATTTGCAACTTGCTAAGCAGCGATCTGAAGTCTAGGGGCTTAAGTCAGGGATGGGGGGAATAAAACGGGGGCTataaaggaactttttttttttttttcttctctttttagatCGATCTAGTGCCTTGGAAGTAGAGAAAAAGTTAATaaagacagctttccagccagtgCAGAGGCGGTAAGAGATTGCTTCCTCAGTCTCCTAAGGATATGTGGAGGGAGTTGTAAATGGTTAGCTTATTTTCTCCGCTTCTTTAGTTCCCTTTCCAGGGCGGTTTCTCGTTCTTCCTCTGCGTGCGTGGTGGGTTACTCtgattatatacatatttttttttgctgttctctcTTCTGGACTTGGCGAGCGATCCccgcgggcgggccgggctgcgctcggcggcggcggggcccgcggtGGCGGTGCTCGGGGCCGGGTccccgggcgggcagggcgggagcgcagcgggacgggacgggacgggacgggacgggcagCGCCGGCCTCCCCGGGCTCCGCGGCCTGTCCGGGGCGCGAGCAGCCCCCGCCGGTGTGGCCGAGCCTGAGGGAGAAATAGAGCGGCAGTGGGAAGAcaatgaattaaaacaaaaagaccccGGCTAGTGCGAAAACTTCAGAGCTGAGCCTTGCTGTCCCGGGTTTGGCGTGGCAGTCGCCGAGATCAGTTACTCTTTTGACTGACTGAAGCCACGGGGATCGGGCCCGCCGTATTTTCCTGGCTAAATAAATTTGCTCTAAGTCACTCTGAAAactttttatatttagaaatctattttttaaaaaataacaacaacaacaacaaaaccagtgctaccTACAGTTAAAAATATTGTGCCGGCCCAATCTGACTAGAAatcctattaaatatttttttttctgtgtcattttttttccaggccCCAGAACCAACTTGATGCCGCTATGGTTCTATCGGCGTTGTCATCATCATAGttaattttttattgttgttgtaatGATTGTAAAAAATCTCTGTATAGTTACAACTTGTAAGCATGTCCGTATAttaaaactaaaaaggaaaaaaaatacccgcTTCTGTACTATCATCTGGATTAGCTGAGTTTGTGAGGTTTTTTGGAAGTCCAGTGAGAATTAGGTGTTTCGATTTTTTtcggttgttgtttgtttttgtacaTACAGTAAAAATGTACATATGTGTGAACCAAATTGTACAAGAAAGTATATATTTTTGGCTAATAAATAAACTGTTGCCACTTTGACTACactctctcctcccacctctgGAGTTATTTCCCCCCCCGCCGGTTGCTGTTTTTTCCGCGGCAGCCGAGGCCGCGCTGgggccgcggcggcagcggcgcatCCCCGGGCGGAGCGcgggccggcggtgccggggccgcCCGGAGGCGGAGCGGGTCTTTGCTGTGgcagcagcggcggggccggtcggcggcggcggggccggtcgGCGGCGGGGCCGTCGGTGACGGGGCCGGtcggtggcggcggggccgggccggtcagcggcggggccggtcggcggcggcggggccgggcagggcgggcggcggcccggggcgggcggcccttcctgcggcggcggcggcgggaccgaACGCTGGAGCCGCAGCGCCCCCTGcaggcgccgccgccgcgtcccggtgccggtgcccggcggtcggtggcggcggggcggggggtgcgggtCCGGGTGCTGATCGGGGGGCAGCGCCCCGCCCCAGGGAAGCGGGGGAcggtgccggggggggccgggggcagccggcaGCGGCCCGGCGGTGATCCATCGTCCCCCGGGGACCTTATTACCGGGTGCCGGCTATTGATCCCCCCGCCCCCTCGGAGCGCAGTGGCAGCGCGGAGCGCGGGAGGGGTTAATTGAAAGGAAGCTTCGGGGGTCGTCAGTGCCGCAGCGGGTCGGGAACGGAGCTGCGCTATTTCCCCCCCGCTGCCGTGCGCATCCCAGGGGTCGGTTTggggggcggctccccccggGCCCGCTGTGCCGCTGAGCGGCCCATGGGCCGGGGGCatccccgccgctcccggggctTTGCATCCGGGCGGGAGTTACCGACCGAAACGGCGGCACCGAGaagcggggcgcggcggcgcgcacctggcagggagctccgctcccgccccgccgcccccccgggcggCCCTGCCGTGCACTGGCCCCGGGAGCTGCAGCTTCCCCGCCGCGCCTGGAGCCGAGCCGCGGCCCCGGGAACTTGTAGCTCCATTTCCTCGTCAAAGTGCTGAAAAATGGGCCCGATCCGGGAGAGGTCCGGCCGCtccggctgccggcgcggggaggcggccccggccccggcccccgcccgcctcgCAGCCAGCTGAAAACCATCCCAAGGCGGTTgttgttggggggggggcgggggccgctcccccctcccttcccctcctctcttcccaaTTTACCATCAGCAATCGGTGCCCGCGGAGGGCCGTGCTCGCCCCCCGGCTGGGGGGGCAGCTCGGGCAGGCAGAGCCCACAGGCCGGCTccctcctgcttttgttcccaggCGCTTCTGTCTGGGGGTGTTTGCTCCCCACCCTGCCTCTCCTTACGATCCTGGAAATGGCATAATTACGGAGGTGGTGATTAAATAGCTGGTGCTTTGCTCGTTTTGGTGACAGACCCTACGGAGGGGGAGGGTGCTCGGAGCTAGGAAGCAAGAGTTAAAATGAAGTTAAAGTACAAACAGAAGCACATAGCTGACATGCTTCAAGTTTAGACAGTACAAGATATGCAAATGTGCAGGGCTGCGCGGTATTGACATTTTGAGGTCATAGTGATAGGAATGTATTATTTATAGGATTGGGTTGCACCAGGCCGATAAACTACATTTTGAATCCTAGGCGTCTGTAAGTGATAAGATTTATGTATATGTTTAcactgtatatgtgtgtgtgtatacacacattttaTATACGTGTTTTAATATTTCACGATTGATACTCTTCCTGGGAGGCATTTCGGTGGGGAGACCCCCCGCCCGGTGCACCCTGCGGCCTCCCCGGGCTGCTGGCAGCGGTGGCTGCAGCGGGGCCGGCCCTCGCCCTGCAGGGAGGCCGGGGAAGGGAGCCGCAGAGTTTGCGGCAGCGTTGCCATCTCTGCTTTCTCCCCGCCACGTCCCTTTCCTTTGCACATACGTCCTCTCTGGCCACAGCTCGCCCTGGAAACGGCGTTTGCCTCCTCGCAGCCCTTGCAGCTCTGTCTTTCTGCCAGGAACTGTTCCCCCTCTTTCGCTCCGATAGGCTCCTGAAACGAGGGGAAACTGTGGGTGGGTGGTTAGAAAACGGATTGTTTCTCATGTAAATTTTACCCAGTCTCTCTGCACTTTGTATCCCTGCTTTTTCCTTAGCCAATTcttgctgaggaaaaaagaaaaaaaaaaagaaaaagattaatggCATGTAAaatgggaggggtggggggagagaaagcTAGAGGCAAATTTCCACATCCCCTTCCTCTGGACATCCTGGTGGGTTTTCCATAGAAACTTTCACACAGTGGCCAGACAGACGCTTAAAAGGGATGGAAGAAAATAATGAGACCACGATGGGAAAACAATTGCATCCCCAGCTTTCCACCTCTATTAAAGGCTCCTTTGCCTTTGCAGCAGAGCCCCTCAGCTCCCCGTCCCCGCAGAGCCCTCTCCCATCCCCGGAGCGGCGGGGATGCTCCCGCAGCAGCGGCGGCTGCGTGGCAGCCATGGGAAAGCCGCCCCTTTGGCTTCTGGAAGTGAGAACTCGCTTTCCCTGCGGGGGGAAAGCAGCCTTTGTGCCTGCCTGGCTTCCCTAATGTGGAGAAAATTCCCATTAATTTTGTGAGGAAACATTTTGTTATGCGTGTttcaacaaaaacattaaaaatcctactcgtatttttttttttagaaatcacTCTCGCAGCTTGACAGCCTCACTGGAGCCTCAGCCAGGCCTGCCCGAGACGGCGCGGAGaggcctccctctccctctctgttgGCTGCTCTTTTCCTGTCTAATCAATTATCTCCCTAGCTAGTCCTTCTCAAAGGTGAGAGCTCATTATGCATATTCATAAATCACAGCTCCCAGACCTGACACTGATTGATGTAATCATCTCCCGCTCGCTCCCTGCCTGCGCGGGGCCGGCCGGAGGAAGcgccggcgaggaggaggaggcaggagaaagAGACTTCCAACTTGTCAGACCCACTTCTGCTGGGAGCGGCTCGCCGGGCGTAGCGGGCCGTGTCAGGCTTCCCATTCACCGCAGCCAAAGTGCCCATCACAGCCCGGGGATAAGACAGGAGAAAGCCCTGAGAGCTGAGAAAAGCAGTGAGCTGCCTCCAGTACAGCCAACTGTTATACAGACAAAATTACCAGAGTAAGGAAAAGATCCAGCACAGTTTTCACCACCGGGCATCAGACCATGCGTTGAAATACCCCCCCAAATCTTTCCTGTTAGCTAATGCGCTTGCTTGTTATTTTCCTTACATAGTTAAAGCTGGTTTATCCCCATAAGAACAGATGGATTCTGTATGGATTCTGATCATGAGTATTTAGATATGGGATACAGCAAATATCTTTAATACTATATCTGCAGCTGTCCTCAGTAgctatattgtaaaaaaaaaaaaagaaaaaagttgtggACGATGCAAGTTACTGCTGCAAGGGTTTGAGGGCAAAagggctcctccagcccagcccagctttcCAGATAGGAACGTGTACCTCAGCTATGACTTGTTTCCTGAAGCGTTCTTCAGCGTGGCAGCATTCAAGATGCTCTTCAGATTATGTGGTTTACTTGTATGGTTAatatttacacttttaaaatacctttttttatcACTTTGATCAGAACCATCAGTGTACTAaagtaataatacaaaaaaatatgCCCTGGAAATCCTAACAAGATACAAATAAAAGGGAGCCCTAATCAAGTACTTTTGGGAGTGTTATCTTCCTTGTTAACAAATGGTAATAAGAAAATTAAGGCTtatagcttgcttgcgttttgtCTGAGAAAACCAATAAAGATATCAAACGTTCTTTGTTTTATATGTTTGAAtgtaaagcaaaataatgaaGAACATGTACTTTCTAAGGCTTCATTTGCTTTATGGGTATTAACCCTTTAGGATGCCAGTGAAATTCTGAATTTGCAGCATGAGGATGAGACCGTGCTGCCACCCGGGGTTTTGAGGCCCGGCTTTGCTGCAGTCGAGacaacatctttttttattaaatgctgaAATTGGAACAAAGCAACAATGGCTGCTTGCTAACTGTGCATGTCCAACAGGCCTCTTTACTATTCAGCAAATGGAAGATATTAAACAACATTTTGCTTAAAGGTACACTGAGGCCATTTCCATTAGGACATGGTGTCATTCATTTATTCACATGTTAAGTGGATGTCCTTGTGGCTAATGAGTAATAATCAACAGTGACTCCACTTTATTCCTTTGCTCCCAGCAATGTTAAATACTCTGATGGAGTCTCTTTGCTGACACACTAGAGAATATGGTTAAAAAGTGCTAAAGGACATTTTCAGCATAGAGCAGCCACATACACACGTGCTGGAAACAGCACTTTTATTACAGTCTATTCTATTAGGCTTTGTTCCTGTTTAAGGCATGGTGCGTGGAAACCACTGATATTTGTTTGGAGGTACTTTATGCCTTAAGAGCCGACAACGCTCTCGGTTTGAGAGTCAATGTGGTTATTGCTGGGAGATGAGCTCTCGTCCAGCTGGtttgtaaaaaaatcaaaccGCACCTCACGGTACCTTCTCTAGATTCTGTACATGACTTCAGAGAAATGTTTAGTGGAGGAGTGATTTAGGACAAAACCTTTCCTGCAAAAAATCTAGtttgacatttattttataaaataaagtaactCCCCTACCAGCTAATTAATCCATTTTATTACATCAACTGCAGCAGCTAAGTAGGCTAATAAactatattaatatatattttttcctttacatgaTTGCTTACACTGGAGTCTGCAGCTTGGTCGTCTCCTGTGTCAATTCCTAAAGTTTGAAACGTACAAATGAATCATTCTTGGTCACGATTAAGCTTaagttagaaataaaatatgtCAATCAATCTGGTTGGAAATGTTCCTGCTGTCTAAGTTGGTTATGCAAAACACTCTAAGGTGTGTAGGCATGCTCAATTAGGTCAAGGGATCTGATGGCACTCCTAGCCATAAATGCGTGGCACTTGGATTCCTCATTATTTTTAGCAGCAGTGAAAATGCATGTCAGTAGGCCAGCTAGCCAGGCTAGAATAAAATTACTTACTGAGTATGCATAAAACTGAGgttttaatacattaatattatacttattttcaagaaaaacagtgaaaagaaaatctctctctctctctcaaatataTGAGTCACTCTGTTGAATTTCTCAGCGATCGTCAGTGTAATTCACACTGGACTATGCAATACTCAAGATACCTTAGTAGTAAAATTTAAGTGCCTAAAAACATAGATGTAAAGTGAAATTAGATACAAGCAGTAGAACATCGATTTGCTCTGTTACAGTCTAACTTGCTTCCAAGAGAGATAAACCTTCACTAGGAGATTAGACCAGCCccattccaaaataatttaatgaaaaaggaCAGGCTATTGAACAGCGGCGCTAGTGCCGGCGTTCTCAGATGGAGACTTTTGCAAGTGATGCCTACAGAAGACGACGTCAGAAATTTATGCTTGACAGACAGGTTTCCTCTGGTGTACTAAATCATAGCCTGATACTAACAGAAATGTTTCCATGTAATGCCAGGCAAAAAATGCTGGGAAAAGCAAGTTTTAGTGCTCatgcctgccctcctgccatcTGGTGTAGTTGCTGAGATCACCTGAATCGGCTAAAGGACCAGGGTTAAATCCTCAGGTTTTAAACTTTCCATGCTGGTACTTTGAACCACACCGAGACCTTGGGCACGGGCACAAGAAATTGGACGAGAAACCAGCTAAACACAGCACTCCAGTCTGGTtttgttatgcaaaaaaaaaaaatagacttaaTGCAGGAAACTGGCAAACTAAAAGAAATCATTGCTTCCAAGAATCGGGGACAGGACTAGTCCTGCAGGTAAGGCTGGTGCTTCTTAAACACGGTTCTAAAATGTGGTGTTAAAGATGGCAGCGTCCCTTTAAGAACAGCACCATGCagctaatattttctttcctgccaataaaatgcaattaaatctcATGAATTAATATATTCACTTCAGGAAGAATTCCCATTCTTTTCTTCGGATATCAAAATGGAGCCATCATCAGTCAGTTAGTTAAATAGGAGAATCCGGAGAGTAAGTAAATGGAAGAGCTTTCAAATGCAGGGCTGAAAATGCCCAATGAATGTGTAGGGGGCTTCAATAAAAAGATTTTGACTTGTGTTTTCACCCCTTTCCCACTTTGCTCATTGTTTACTGACACTGCTATGGACACAGTATTCAgtccctgcccgccccagccctGGGATGTAAAAATGTCATCTCTATTGTGCTGCCGGGCTCGCTTTGATGCTGCCGCAGCCCTTTGTGTGCCCTTCTCAATCCCTTTATAAGGCTGTCCTGATTGTCCATACTGAACATCGCCACAAAAGCTCGTCttattgagaaaataaaaaagtcagaGAGGGGCCAAATGACGGGAGATTGGGCCTTTGCTGTAAAAGACCTACTATTCACATTCAGCAGTCACTTTTCCACCAAGGAATTACAAAGTTGGGACTGCGGCCACGCCAGCAAAGCCATTTTAGACACTttcttcttaaattttatttataattaccattattggggtttttttaaagatcgCATACTACTGAGGACAAACATGATATCCTAGAAGCGGTTGTGGAGGGTATTTTCgcctttccaaaggaaaactaCCGCCTAACTCACGTGCACGTTTCATCTGGGAAGTTTAGACAAACATTGTATGGAAATTCAACTGCATGTGTACGACAAAACGGGCTTGTGGTGATGATAAAATAAGGCAGAAACAGACCCCATCTCCCCCCGCTATGTAGGAGCACACGTATTTGCAACCGAGAACCTGAGACCGAGGGTTTAAATTGTGGGTCTGGAAAACCTCTACCAGTTGTTCTCCCCCCTAACGCTACCCGAACTTGTACCGAGTGTCCGTGGGCAGGATGGGGACAAAGGCTGGATAAGGTCTTATTCTTTGGGAATGGGCTATCGGAATGGGAGGACGGTGATTTCATGGCTTTTGTTACCGAGGTTAGGGACCGAATTCTCTCACTGAATTAGAATGGTAACAAGTGGGACTGGGGATCTCTGGGGCTTTTGTAGTGCACTCATCTGAGAGATTGCGCTTTTCTCAGCCCTTCAGATTTATTTTGCCAAAGTTACAGGGCAATTATGGAAATGCGCCCTTTGAAGCTGGGCcgatttctctttattttctcttccccccccgcccccgctccaAAGCAAAGCCTCCCTCGCCTCCTTTCTTCAGCAAGTTGGCAGTCATTAGGCAGCGGGGTTTCGAGTGGCCATTCAAATATTCTTTTGAATAGTGCGAGAAAGTTTTAATAAATATACGTTAAAAAAATAGACTTTGAAGCTTTTTGGGAGGGAAGTGTAAAATAACAGCAAGGTAACGACGTCCTAGAAAATAGGCTGCGTGCGTGCGAGGTGCTGGAACATGAAATGCTTCCCATGAAAAGAGGCTCAGTGCGCCGGGGCTGGGCCCGGCCGGTGGCACGGGGGTGTTTGGCCAAGGGACGGCCCGGGCGCTCCCGGTGCCGCGCCGGCGCGGtcggcagctctgcagcagcgcTTTGCTCCTCGTCCCTCACATCTCCCTAACGAGAGGCCCAGGACAAACAGAATTGTACTTTCGCACCTTTGTACATTATTTATCATCGGAGTTTGGAATCTCGGTGCTGCGTGTGAACTAAGACGACATATTTTTTACTTTGTCCAACGTTACAGAAGTATGTCTGAAACCAGGTGGGAGACCTGGAGCTAGGCAGGCTGTGACCAGGGCTGCTTTTTGCCCAGAAACGCAGTTCTGTACGTCTCTGTTCACTCTCTactttgtttctttatttgtatCAGACTACTTTGCTCTTGTAAGAGAAATTGGTGGTTTTCTGGGCCATTTAACAAATGCTGTGGGCCAAATAAGAGGGAGGAGATACTACTGGTGTCTCTGAAAGTTTTATACTCTTATACAGAGCCTGAGCCTGCCCTGAAATGTGGACCTTCCATCATCAGCAAAACATGGTAGGAACATTAAAGTTTCTCGTCTGAGTTCTGTAACTGAGGTGCAAAGATCTTTTTTGCTCTCTATGGAGCTTATGAGGGATCCTAGGACCACATCTACAGCAGTATGGGACATAAGAGATTTGTGTTTTCGGGACATTAGGGCTTACAAATTTTGCAGCAGAAAGTTCCTCTTAATCATGAATCTattcaaaagcacaaaacctcAGCTCAGACCTCTACAGAAGTGTGCTTACAATAAATTAATACTAATATTTCTTATGATGGATGCCGAAGGTTGAATGCTGCATCTGTAGCATTCAGCAACGCATACAGAGGTCTCAGCAAACAAATTTCCTGTGAGCTGGGCTCAGTGGA
This Calonectris borealis chromosome 12, bCalBor7.hap1.2, whole genome shotgun sequence DNA region includes the following protein-coding sequences:
- the IRX3 gene encoding iroquois-class homeodomain protein IRX-3, with the translated sequence MSFPQLGYQYIRPIYPAERPGSGGSRGGAELAPSGTLSNVLSSMYGAPYAAAAAAQGYGAFLPYAAELPIFPQLGAQYELKESPGVQHAAFPHHHPAFYPYGQYQFGDPSRPKNATRESTSTLKAWLNEHRKNPYPTKGEKIMLAIITKMTLTQVSTWFANARRRLKKENKMTWAPRSRTDEEGNSYGSDHEGEEDKREDEEEIDLENIDTENIESNKDELEDELQDADLLHSDSKTDSEGSEGFEDLPGSEERYLKAAEGDPHHLRHHHLHHHHHHHHHHKCELPAAAAPPAGLEPLKPPLQPPPHHLSPPSSASSSAASSPTDGALAGTLPKPKIWSLAETATSPDNPRKSPGGGSPPAAAPQPLPLPPPPPPPPHRLVSSCPLGKFPNWTNRAFPAHHHHHHPAPHPLALLNTPHLLGLGAAPAAPPAAAAAFPRPADQAQSAEPAGADRSSALEVEKKLIKTAFQPVQRRPQNQLDAAMVLSALSSS